In the genome of Novipirellula artificiosorum, one region contains:
- a CDS encoding SDR family oxidoreductase produces the protein MKKINLFDITGRVMVVTGAAGVLAGGAARYLQSQGAFVVYLDLFQEKVDATLEDARKISDQCCGFACNVLDQQALDDVCKKVMATCGKVDVLINGAGGNMPGATVGPDQDVFDVKLEDYSKVLDLNLKGSVMPTMAFARIFKEQGHGCVLNFSSMSSPLALTRVLGYSNAKAAIDNFTRWMAAEMALKYGDKLRVNAIAPGFFISNQNRALLTNEDGSFTERGQQVINNTPFRRFGEAEEVFGTIHYLVSDAASFVTGTVAAVDGGFSTFSGV, from the coding sequence ATGAAGAAGATCAACCTATTTGACATCACTGGACGCGTGATGGTCGTCACCGGAGCGGCTGGCGTGCTTGCCGGTGGAGCCGCACGGTATTTGCAATCGCAAGGTGCCTTCGTGGTCTACCTCGACCTGTTTCAGGAAAAGGTCGACGCCACCCTTGAGGACGCCCGGAAAATCTCCGATCAATGCTGCGGCTTTGCCTGCAACGTGCTCGACCAACAGGCTCTCGACGACGTTTGCAAGAAGGTGATGGCAACCTGTGGAAAGGTGGATGTGCTGATCAACGGGGCTGGCGGCAACATGCCCGGTGCCACCGTCGGTCCGGATCAGGATGTATTTGATGTGAAGTTGGAAGACTACTCCAAGGTGCTTGATCTCAACTTGAAAGGTTCCGTCATGCCGACGATGGCCTTTGCGCGGATCTTCAAGGAACAGGGCCACGGCTGCGTACTTAACTTCTCTTCCATGTCCTCGCCCCTTGCGCTCACGCGGGTGCTGGGCTATTCCAATGCCAAAGCCGCCATCGACAACTTTACACGCTGGATGGCCGCTGAAATGGCGTTGAAGTATGGCGACAAATTACGCGTGAACGCCATTGCACCAGGCTTCTTTATCAGCAACCAAAACCGCGCCCTGCTCACCAACGAGGACGGTTCCTTCACCGAGCGCGGCCAACAAGTGATCAACAATACCCCGTTCCGTCGCTTCGGCGAGGCCGAGGAAGTTTTTGGGACCATCCATTATCTGGTATCCGATGCGGCATCCTTCGTTACCGGAACCGTGGCAGCCGTTGACGGTGGATTCTCGACTTTCAGCGGCGTCTAG
- a CDS encoding sugar kinase → MTETASKKYSLLVATSMGVRLTPVDSQPFHCSDTFKMQATSAESNVASVSSYLGLPVKVLTAFVKESPVSHFIKDNLKSRRMDFEGPEFEQENPWGYRHQINMADSGWGSRGPRVQNDRAGEVGRELSADDFDLERIFAEEGVEIVHLSGLIAALSPKTCQFCLDVARIAKANGSRVSFDLNHRASFWKGREQELARAFSEIASRSDILIGNEEDFQLCLGIEGPESGGEGLDEKIDGFKAMIGRVQAAYPNAGYFGTTLREVISANSHMWGALVTDGNEWEIIKPREIGVLDRIGGGDGFVGGLLYGILKGWDVKKCARFGWASGALAATMLTDYAQPADEAQLWSIWDGNARVKR, encoded by the coding sequence ATGACTGAAACCGCATCGAAAAAGTACTCCCTGCTAGTTGCAACCAGCATGGGGGTTCGTTTGACGCCCGTCGATTCGCAACCTTTTCATTGCAGCGACACCTTTAAAATGCAGGCCACCAGTGCGGAAAGCAATGTGGCGAGCGTGTCCTCCTATCTTGGCTTGCCGGTCAAAGTGCTGACGGCATTTGTCAAAGAAAGCCCCGTGTCCCATTTTATCAAGGACAACCTGAAAAGCCGCCGCATGGACTTTGAGGGACCTGAGTTCGAACAGGAAAATCCGTGGGGTTACCGCCACCAGATCAATATGGCCGACAGCGGTTGGGGCTCTCGGGGGCCGAGGGTTCAAAACGATCGGGCGGGTGAAGTGGGGCGGGAACTCAGCGCCGATGATTTTGACCTGGAACGCATTTTTGCTGAAGAAGGGGTTGAGATTGTTCACCTCTCCGGCCTGATTGCGGCCTTGTCGCCCAAGACCTGCCAATTCTGTCTGGATGTTGCCCGTATTGCGAAGGCCAATGGATCGCGAGTTTCTTTCGACCTCAACCATCGAGCGAGTTTTTGGAAGGGCCGGGAACAAGAGTTGGCTCGAGCGTTTTCCGAAATTGCTTCCCGTAGCGATATCCTGATCGGCAACGAAGAAGATTTTCAGCTCTGCCTCGGGATCGAAGGACCGGAGTCGGGCGGCGAGGGACTCGACGAAAAAATTGACGGCTTCAAAGCGATGATCGGGCGGGTTCAGGCGGCTTACCCGAATGCCGGCTATTTTGGCACGACGCTGCGAGAAGTGATCTCGGCGAACAGCCATATGTGGGGTGCGCTGGTTACCGATGGCAACGAGTGGGAAATCATCAAGCCGCGTGAGATTGGTGTCTTGGATCGCATCGGTGGTGGTGACGGTTTTGTGGGCGGGTTGCTCTACGGCATTCTCAAAGGTTGGGATGTCAAGAAGTGCGCCCGATTTGGCTGGGCCAGTGGCGCGCTCGCAGCGACGATGCTGACCGATTATGCACAGCCTGCTGACGAAGCTCAGCTCTGGAGCATCTGGGACGGCAACGCACGAGTGAAGCGATAA
- the gnd gene encoding decarboxylating NADP(+)-dependent phosphogluconate dehydrogenase gives MKADIGLIGLAVMGENLVLNMESKGFTVAVFNRTVEKVDKFVAGRGAGKNVIGCHSIEELCASLERPRKVMMLVKAGQAVDDFIEKVIPFLEEGDIIIDGGNSHYPDTIRRTKYVESKGLLYIGTGVSGGEEGALLGPSIMPGGSPAAWDAVKPIFQKIAAQTDAGEPCCDWVGQDGAGHFVKMVHNGIEYGDMQMICETYQMMKEGLGMSNEEMHEVFKDWNAGELDSYLIEITRDILGYKTPEGEAVIDQILDTAGQKGTGKWTAVSALDLGQPLTLIGEAVFARCLSALKDERVEAAKVLSGPAVQFDGDKVALVEDLKQALYASKIVSYAQGYQLMRAAAEEHSWKLNNGGIALMWRGGCIIRSVFLGKIKEAFDTNPDLVNLLLDPFFKDAVENAQAAWRRVVVKAVELGIPMPAISAALAYYDGYRTARLPANLLQAQRDYFGAHTYERLDKPRGKFFHTNWTGRGGDTAASTYMV, from the coding sequence ATGAAAGCAGATATTGGATTAATCGGGTTGGCCGTGATGGGCGAAAACCTCGTCCTCAACATGGAAAGCAAAGGATTCACCGTAGCGGTATTCAACCGTACGGTGGAAAAGGTCGACAAGTTTGTCGCGGGTCGCGGTGCCGGCAAGAACGTTATCGGATGCCATAGCATCGAAGAGCTATGCGCCAGCCTCGAACGTCCACGCAAGGTGATGATGCTGGTCAAGGCGGGACAGGCGGTTGATGATTTCATTGAAAAGGTGATCCCCTTCCTCGAAGAGGGTGACATCATCATTGATGGCGGCAACAGCCACTATCCAGACACCATTCGCCGCACGAAATATGTTGAAAGCAAAGGCCTGCTTTATATCGGAACCGGCGTTTCCGGCGGCGAAGAAGGCGCGCTGCTCGGTCCGTCGATCATGCCCGGTGGATCGCCGGCAGCATGGGACGCCGTCAAGCCGATCTTCCAAAAGATCGCTGCCCAGACCGATGCCGGCGAGCCCTGCTGCGATTGGGTTGGCCAGGATGGTGCAGGCCACTTTGTGAAGATGGTTCACAACGGGATTGAATATGGTGACATGCAGATGATCTGCGAAACCTACCAGATGATGAAGGAAGGTCTCGGCATGTCCAACGAGGAGATGCACGAGGTCTTCAAGGATTGGAATGCGGGCGAACTCGACTCGTATTTGATCGAAATCACCCGCGACATTCTCGGCTATAAAACGCCAGAAGGCGAAGCGGTCATCGACCAGATCCTCGACACGGCCGGACAAAAGGGTACCGGAAAATGGACAGCGGTTTCCGCGCTGGATCTGGGGCAGCCGCTGACGCTGATTGGCGAAGCCGTCTTTGCCCGCTGCCTCTCGGCTTTGAAGGATGAGCGTGTCGAAGCTGCCAAGGTGCTGAGCGGACCTGCTGTCCAGTTCGACGGTGACAAGGTCGCGCTGGTCGAAGATCTGAAGCAGGCGCTCTATGCCTCGAAAATCGTCTCCTACGCGCAAGGCTATCAGTTGATGCGGGCTGCTGCCGAGGAACATAGCTGGAAGCTCAACAACGGCGGCATTGCCTTGATGTGGCGCGGCGGTTGCATCATTCGCTCGGTCTTCCTTGGAAAGATCAAGGAAGCGTTCGACACGAACCCCGATCTCGTCAACCTGTTGCTCGATCCGTTCTTTAAGGATGCCGTCGAAAACGCCCAGGCGGCCTGGCGCCGCGTGGTCGTCAAAGCGGTTGAGCTGGGCATTCCGATGCCTGCGATCAGTGCGGCATTGGCCTACTACGACGGTTACCGCACCGCCCGCTTGCCAGCGAATCTGCTGCAGGCCCAGCGCGACTATTTCGGCGCGCATACCTACGAACGTCTCGATAAACCGCGCGGCAAGTTTTTCCACACCAACTGGACAGGTCGCGGCGGCGACACCGCCGCTTCAACCTACATGGTGTAG
- a CDS encoding lactate racemase domain-containing protein, with the protein MISRFGEDVSIQPAELRGLVFQCLENAGQLKKVLILPPDHTRLNSMAGPITEMVYEKLTGEGVQVDILPTLGTHNPMTEAQLRMMFGDSIPLDAFKVHDWRNEVVRKGVIASEMLSELSAGKVDYTVGVEVNKMLLEGYDLILSVGQVVPHEVVGMANYTKNIVVGAGGSDIINKSHFLGAVAGIENILGQTDSPVRSLFNHAVETFLSDLPIVYLLTVMEQDYDTREMHMRGFYAGAESAVFEEACDLARKVNITLLDREPKKVVVYLDPHEFQSTWLGNKAVYRTRMAIADDGELIVLAPALKEFGEDPTIDRMIRKFGYYGTPATLKAVEEDEELRNNLSAAAHLIHGSSEGRFKITYCPGEGGVTLDEVRSVGFEAEAYAEMAARYNPETLKDGFNTLPDGEEIFYISNPALGLWAYREKFKDSA; encoded by the coding sequence ATGATCAGCCGATTTGGTGAAGACGTATCCATCCAACCCGCGGAATTGCGCGGGTTGGTTTTTCAATGCCTCGAAAACGCGGGGCAGCTGAAGAAGGTCTTGATCCTTCCGCCCGACCACACGCGATTGAATTCGATGGCCGGGCCGATCACAGAGATGGTCTATGAAAAGCTGACCGGTGAAGGCGTCCAGGTGGATATTCTGCCGACGCTGGGAACCCACAACCCGATGACCGAAGCGCAACTGCGCATGATGTTTGGCGACTCGATTCCGCTTGACGCGTTCAAGGTCCACGATTGGCGAAACGAGGTGGTTCGCAAGGGTGTCATCGCCTCAGAAATGCTATCGGAGCTTTCCGCCGGAAAGGTGGATTACACCGTCGGCGTGGAAGTCAACAAGATGCTGCTTGAGGGCTACGACCTGATCCTGTCGGTAGGCCAGGTGGTGCCGCACGAAGTCGTCGGCATGGCCAACTACACCAAGAATATCGTCGTGGGCGCGGGTGGCTCGGACATCATCAACAAGTCGCACTTTCTCGGTGCAGTGGCGGGCATTGAAAATATTCTCGGCCAGACCGATTCGCCGGTACGCAGTCTGTTCAACCATGCGGTCGAGACCTTTCTCTCCGACCTGCCGATCGTCTACCTGTTGACGGTGATGGAACAGGACTACGACACCCGTGAAATGCACATGCGAGGCTTTTACGCTGGCGCAGAGTCGGCGGTATTCGAAGAGGCCTGCGATCTAGCACGTAAGGTGAACATTACGCTGCTGGATCGTGAGCCGAAAAAGGTGGTGGTTTATCTCGACCCGCACGAGTTCCAAAGCACTTGGTTGGGCAACAAGGCGGTTTACCGCACCCGCATGGCGATTGCCGACGACGGCGAGCTGATTGTGCTCGCACCGGCCCTCAAAGAGTTTGGTGAAGATCCGACGATCGACCGGATGATCCGCAAGTTTGGCTATTACGGAACGCCCGCCACACTCAAGGCCGTCGAGGAAGATGAAGAGCTGCGCAACAATCTGAGTGCTGCTGCGCATTTGATCCACGGTTCGTCGGAGGGGCGGTTCAAGATTACCTATTGTCCGGGCGAAGGCGGGGTCACGCTCGACGAAGTCCGCTCGGTCGGTTTCGAAGCGGAGGCCTACGCCGAAATGGCCGCACGTTACAATCCAGAAACGCTCAAGGACGGCTTCAATACGCTGCCCGACGGCGAAGAGATTTTCTACATCAGCAATCCCGCACTCGGCTTGTGGGCCTACCGAGAGAAATTCAAAGATTCTGCATAA
- a CDS encoding toprim domain-containing protein, whose protein sequence is MFRSQPAKLHDCQVHGSGSGAELFVVEGDSASMAVARARDARFQAVLPMQGKPLNALKASKRTLSKHAWFAAFIDSVGTDCGDYFHLDAIRYDRIVLLFDPDADGIHCGALMMMFFYRWMRPLLEHDRVGVVRAPMFEITARRYTDSILAYSETHYRKLREQLDQQGIEGIQVNRFRGLASLNETMLRETCIDPFTRSLAPIDVSDAETAIRLFGG, encoded by the coding sequence ATGTTTCGCTCGCAGCCCGCCAAGCTTCACGATTGCCAAGTTCATGGCAGCGGTTCAGGAGCGGAGCTATTTGTCGTCGAAGGTGACTCGGCTTCCATGGCAGTGGCCCGTGCCCGAGATGCTCGTTTTCAAGCGGTGCTGCCGATGCAGGGAAAGCCACTCAACGCACTCAAGGCAAGCAAACGCACGCTGTCCAAACACGCATGGTTCGCGGCGTTCATCGATTCGGTGGGTACCGATTGCGGCGACTACTTTCATCTCGATGCGATACGCTACGATCGCATCGTGCTGTTGTTCGATCCCGATGCTGACGGGATTCACTGTGGTGCGCTGATGATGATGTTCTTTTATCGTTGGATGAGACCGTTGCTTGAGCATGATCGCGTCGGTGTCGTCCGTGCACCGATGTTCGAGATCACAGCCCGGCGATACACCGATTCGATTCTCGCCTACAGCGAAACGCATTACCGCAAGCTCCGCGAGCAACTCGATCAGCAGGGGATCGAGGGGATCCAGGTCAACCGTTTTCGAGGGCTCGCAAGTTTGAACGAAACGATGTTGCGGGAAACCTGCATCGATCCCTTCACCCGGTCCTTGGCACCGATCGATGTCAGCGATGCAGAGACCGCAATTCGTCTGTTCGGCGGATGA
- a CDS encoding multiheme c-type cytochrome: MKISVKPASLHDPSPLPPKGDAPLRVAARIACVAAVVLVGMAFRESSIEAQDADDPVVEQPRLETIPTEIAGPPIKVEIIPTPPGVPAQQDSVPEEMSETEQPETPQIAASDASAKQPTPGQGTGDSDGSAAGAAQSVGPENYRDWPTPDLTLVITGNQHGYIEPCGCTGLDNQKGGVARRYTFLKQLRDDGWNVAPIDAGNQVRRFGRQAEIKFQRTAEALKQMQYDAVGFGPEDVRLGVGELISVAASESAEDALYVSANVVLLDPSLMPQHKVIDRGGIRVGMTSILDPESLEASLSDEMILEPMVAAAKKSLEAILAESPNFKVLTFFGTEKAAENLVRQVPGFDVVVVSGGYGEPTYQMQVIENSETKMIVTGNKAMYVGLVGLYKNSPAKYCRLPMTHEIPDAPEMRKLMADYQFQLRDLGLEALGLKPIPPPSGRMYVGSEACGKCHTTAFDIWENTPHAHATDSLVHPGERGDVPRHFDPECISCHVTGWNPQGFYPYVSGYLSLEGTPHLAAAGCEGCHGPGAEHAAAEEAGSTVSEAKRVQLRDGMRLLYEDAREKCMECHDLDNSPDFHIEDAFEDEYWPQVEHYGLD, from the coding sequence ATGAAAATCTCAGTCAAACCAGCTTCGCTTCACGATCCTTCGCCGCTGCCCCCCAAAGGGGATGCCCCCCTTCGAGTCGCCGCTCGGATAGCCTGTGTTGCTGCGGTCGTTTTGGTTGGGATGGCATTTCGCGAATCCTCCATTGAAGCCCAAGATGCGGACGACCCCGTCGTGGAGCAACCGCGATTGGAGACGATCCCTACCGAAATCGCCGGACCACCCATAAAGGTGGAAATCATACCCACCCCGCCAGGGGTGCCTGCGCAGCAGGATTCGGTACCCGAGGAAATGTCGGAAACGGAACAGCCCGAGACCCCTCAAATCGCAGCCTCCGACGCATCGGCCAAGCAGCCGACGCCGGGCCAAGGGACTGGGGATTCGGATGGATCCGCGGCGGGTGCTGCGCAGTCCGTGGGCCCGGAAAACTATCGCGATTGGCCAACACCCGATTTGACGCTCGTCATCACCGGAAACCAACACGGCTACATCGAGCCGTGCGGCTGTACGGGACTGGACAACCAAAAAGGAGGCGTTGCGAGGCGATACACGTTTTTGAAGCAATTGCGAGACGACGGGTGGAACGTTGCCCCGATTGACGCCGGCAATCAAGTTCGTCGGTTTGGTCGTCAAGCGGAGATCAAGTTTCAACGCACCGCCGAAGCACTCAAGCAAATGCAGTATGACGCGGTAGGCTTTGGTCCCGAGGACGTCCGTTTGGGCGTGGGGGAATTGATTTCGGTCGCGGCGAGCGAGTCGGCGGAGGATGCACTGTACGTTTCCGCAAACGTCGTTTTGTTGGACCCGTCGCTGATGCCCCAGCACAAGGTGATCGATCGTGGCGGCATCCGAGTCGGGATGACCAGCATTTTGGATCCGGAATCGTTGGAAGCTTCACTCAGCGATGAGATGATCCTCGAACCGATGGTCGCCGCTGCGAAGAAGTCGCTTGAGGCGATTTTGGCCGAGTCGCCCAATTTCAAGGTACTCACCTTTTTTGGGACCGAAAAGGCTGCCGAGAATTTGGTCCGTCAAGTACCTGGGTTTGACGTTGTCGTCGTTTCAGGCGGTTATGGCGAGCCAACCTATCAGATGCAGGTGATTGAAAACTCGGAGACGAAAATGATCGTGACGGGGAACAAGGCGATGTATGTCGGGCTGGTTGGCTTGTACAAAAACTCACCAGCAAAGTATTGCCGCTTGCCGATGACGCACGAAATCCCCGATGCTCCCGAAATGCGAAAACTGATGGCCGACTATCAATTCCAGTTGCGAGACTTGGGATTGGAGGCATTGGGGCTCAAGCCGATTCCTCCGCCATCGGGACGAATGTACGTTGGCAGCGAAGCGTGTGGAAAGTGCCACACGACGGCGTTTGATATTTGGGAGAATACCCCGCACGCTCATGCCACCGATTCTTTGGTCCATCCCGGTGAACGAGGCGACGTGCCACGTCACTTTGATCCCGAGTGCATCAGTTGTCACGTCACCGGATGGAACCCTCAAGGTTTCTACCCCTACGTCTCTGGATACTTGTCACTCGAAGGAACACCTCACTTGGCCGCAGCGGGTTGCGAAGGCTGCCACGGTCCGGGTGCCGAACATGCCGCAGCCGAGGAAGCGGGATCGACCGTCAGTGAAGCAAAACGCGTGCAGCTTCGCGACGGCATGCGGTTGCTGTATGAAGACGCGAGAGAAAAGTGCATGGAGTGCCACGACTTGGACAACAGTCCCGATTTCCATATCGAGGACGCATTCGAGGATGAGTATTGGCCTCAGGTCGAGCATTACGGTTTGGACTGA
- a CDS encoding DUF1573 domain-containing protein: protein MKRFFLLLVVAAIAGSATGWGINYTRYGHRTAHFGEIGYQGEITAENYQDHLDKLVQVKNPQVELPEGAEYDFGAMAPNDTGEHTFIVKNVGEGDLTLRLGATTCKCTLGSLKTDRLKPGEQTEVLLEWNVKTDSSTFGQSAQVLTNDPNHYAIDFRVNGRVVREMEMVPEEFTFGEVAAKENIELTSKIYSYLLPRIEDPELRFTSDALNELAEVTIEPFEPSEADGANAKAVQAFDISIKIKPGLRQGPLSQNAILSFRHRGEGETLDQGLADAGDGETGEKGMKKAFTAAIVGKVVGSISMIPNPRLTVTDAGNYVYDFGVVKQEDQRKAKTFVVLKGANREHEKLSVQSVVPEDVVRAKFGDPIQRATMTLYPLEIELQPGAERTKRLARDRDDYGKVRIVSDAPDGDKLTIGLTFSLEPI, encoded by the coding sequence GTGAAACGCTTCTTTTTGTTGTTAGTTGTGGCTGCGATCGCTGGAAGTGCCACTGGATGGGGGATCAATTACACCCGATATGGTCACCGAACCGCCCACTTCGGCGAAATCGGGTATCAAGGCGAGATTACGGCAGAAAACTACCAAGATCACCTCGATAAATTGGTTCAGGTCAAGAATCCCCAAGTGGAGTTGCCCGAGGGTGCTGAGTATGACTTTGGCGCGATGGCGCCGAACGACACGGGTGAGCACACCTTTATCGTCAAGAATGTTGGCGAAGGGGATTTAACGCTGCGATTGGGAGCGACAACCTGCAAATGCACGCTCGGATCGTTGAAAACCGACCGACTCAAGCCCGGGGAACAAACCGAGGTTTTGCTGGAATGGAATGTCAAAACGGACTCAAGTACCTTCGGACAATCGGCTCAAGTGCTGACGAATGACCCGAATCACTATGCAATCGATTTCAGGGTGAATGGACGGGTCGTCCGAGAAATGGAGATGGTGCCGGAGGAATTCACGTTCGGGGAGGTCGCGGCAAAGGAAAATATCGAACTGACATCGAAGATCTATAGCTATCTTTTGCCTCGGATTGAAGATCCCGAGCTGCGGTTCACCAGCGACGCGTTGAACGAGCTGGCAGAGGTCACGATCGAGCCCTTCGAGCCGTCCGAGGCCGATGGCGCGAATGCCAAAGCTGTGCAAGCATTCGATATTTCGATCAAGATCAAGCCAGGCTTGAGGCAGGGCCCCTTGTCACAGAACGCAATCCTTAGCTTTCGCCATCGTGGTGAGGGCGAAACGCTCGACCAGGGGCTGGCGGACGCCGGGGATGGAGAAACCGGTGAGAAGGGGATGAAAAAGGCATTCACGGCTGCGATCGTGGGTAAGGTCGTCGGCTCGATCAGTATGATCCCGAATCCGCGGCTGACGGTGACCGATGCGGGCAACTACGTCTACGATTTTGGCGTAGTGAAACAAGAAGACCAAAGGAAAGCCAAGACGTTTGTTGTGTTAAAGGGTGCGAATCGTGAGCATGAAAAGTTAAGTGTCCAAAGTGTTGTTCCCGAAGATGTTGTTAGGGCGAAGTTCGGTGATCCAATTCAGCGTGCGACGATGACGCTGTACCCGCTGGAAATCGAATTACAGCCGGGCGCCGAGCGGACCAAACGGCTTGCACGCGACCGTGACGATTACGGTAAAGTGCGGATCGTTTCGGATGCCCCCGATGGTGACAAACTAACCATTGGCCTAACATTTTCGCTGGAACCCATCTAG
- a CDS encoding O-antigen ligase family protein produces MGKQRQIAACALAALLVYSQYDPSDSTSVEQGDALWFALFALLVLGGWFAMNIARRWSAEKASPLASGEPNGWTSMLIEVIPWLMAAWMVIAAFGSSPPGNLRYSTNEAWFWISAAAIFFVSRRVLTTSSIRRAMLGIMLGCAIAQSVHGLHQQFVSLPQTRAEYEADPDAVLAEIGIDAPLGSSERNVFENRLRDGGPTGTFALANSLAAVLLVGVLIAVGILRFLWIPLKPSGRIAWLIVLSLTMATLLATRSRSALLAALLGAGMIVVLEIRVRGPYRKWFKGMAGLLVAGFVGLAGLAVFGNPEWLEQAPASLMTRLQYWRSTLRMAAEFPLFGAGPGNFQALYERFREPSASEQIADPHHFLFETLGSGGWMAVAMLMVLFIAITVVALRRLRHFPIGLETATPDPPAASERWVGCGAAASILLVWLIGLITLQIPDLDAQTFALPAALAAVVLATPSLRSLDDHHLDLLASVMVVAMMIHLSIASGWTIPGIAIFVWMTTAMVTSVGQQPCPSGQMETQPSRRSLKTNVVLFAMVVVAIGCLIAFSLLPVRRERAAFQLASEAARRGHHLQAIRFLAEATQADPWSSSAARWQADAYRWQLVQSQRRDLSLHRKWDQGVAQAKQRCGEDAAAYRELGMGQLHVYQRFGDRADLAAAEQTFRQASQWSPADEWMAAQMAEIARATGDQAFAQQMISRADFLSKLGSNSERMLERQLILVAEPIGAAVANQPNRVPASERFVNQLTNVGVAN; encoded by the coding sequence GTGGGAAAGCAGCGACAAATAGCGGCCTGTGCGTTGGCAGCCCTTTTGGTGTATTCGCAATACGATCCGAGTGATAGCACGTCGGTCGAACAAGGCGATGCGCTGTGGTTTGCACTGTTCGCATTGTTGGTGTTGGGTGGTTGGTTTGCCATGAACATTGCCCGTCGATGGTCGGCGGAAAAGGCTTCTCCGTTGGCGAGCGGTGAACCCAACGGATGGACTTCGATGTTGATTGAAGTGATCCCCTGGTTGATGGCTGCATGGATGGTGATCGCAGCCTTTGGCTCATCGCCGCCGGGGAATCTTCGCTACAGCACCAATGAAGCCTGGTTTTGGATCAGCGCCGCAGCGATCTTTTTCGTCAGCCGGAGGGTCTTGACGACCTCATCGATTCGGCGTGCGATGTTGGGGATCATGCTGGGGTGTGCGATCGCACAATCGGTGCATGGGCTTCATCAACAATTTGTGAGCTTGCCGCAAACTCGCGCGGAATACGAAGCGGATCCTGACGCGGTGCTAGCCGAAATTGGCATCGATGCCCCGCTGGGATCGTCGGAGCGGAACGTCTTTGAAAATCGGTTGCGTGATGGCGGACCCACGGGCACGTTTGCACTTGCCAACTCGCTTGCAGCCGTTTTGCTCGTTGGTGTTTTAATCGCCGTGGGAATTCTACGTTTTCTCTGGATTCCCCTTAAACCATCGGGGCGAATCGCGTGGTTGATTGTTCTATCGCTAACGATGGCGACCTTGCTGGCAACGCGCAGTCGTTCGGCTTTGTTGGCGGCATTGCTTGGCGCGGGCATGATCGTCGTATTGGAGATTCGCGTTCGTGGGCCTTACCGGAAATGGTTCAAGGGCATGGCGGGATTGCTTGTCGCCGGGTTTGTTGGATTGGCGGGGCTCGCGGTGTTTGGCAACCCCGAATGGCTCGAACAAGCGCCGGCGTCTCTGATGACGCGTTTGCAGTATTGGCGGTCAACGCTGCGAATGGCGGCCGAGTTTCCATTGTTCGGTGCCGGGCCGGGTAATTTCCAGGCACTTTATGAGCGGTTTCGGGAACCGAGCGCGAGCGAACAGATCGCCGACCCACATCACTTTCTTTTTGAGACCCTTGGCAGTGGTGGGTGGATGGCGGTTGCGATGTTGATGGTGTTGTTCATCGCGATCACCGTTGTCGCCCTGCGGAGGTTGCGTCACTTCCCAATCGGACTCGAAACGGCAACACCAGACCCACCGGCTGCAAGTGAACGTTGGGTAGGGTGCGGTGCAGCAGCGTCGATCTTGTTGGTTTGGTTGATCGGACTGATCACGCTTCAGATTCCCGACCTTGATGCGCAAACCTTCGCGCTTCCCGCCGCCTTGGCGGCTGTCGTCTTGGCCACTCCGTCGCTGCGATCGCTTGATGACCATCACCTCGATTTGCTCGCCAGCGTGATGGTCGTTGCCATGATGATCCATTTGTCGATCGCCAGTGGATGGACCATTCCGGGGATTGCCATCTTCGTCTGGATGACAACCGCAATGGTCACCTCCGTTGGTCAGCAACCCTGTCCGTCAGGCCAAATGGAAACACAACCGAGCCGACGGTCGCTGAAAACCAACGTCGTTTTGTTCGCCATGGTGGTCGTCGCCATTGGCTGTCTGATCGCTTTTTCGTTGTTACCGGTCCGGCGAGAACGAGCAGCCTTTCAGTTGGCGAGCGAAGCGGCGCGACGAGGTCACCACCTGCAAGCCATCCGTTTCTTGGCGGAAGCGACACAGGCCGATCCCTGGTCCTCGTCCGCGGCTCGGTGGCAAGCCGACGCCTATCGTTGGCAATTGGTCCAGTCGCAGCGGCGCGATTTGTCGCTTCATCGAAAATGGGACCAAGGGGTGGCGCAGGCCAAGCAGCGCTGTGGTGAAGATGCAGCCGCGTATCGAGAATTGGGGATGGGCCAATTGCACGTCTATCAGCGGTTCGGAGATCGTGCCGACCTGGCTGCGGCGGAACAGACCTTTCGGCAAGCATCACAATGGAGCCCTGCGGATGAATGGATGGCGGCTCAAATGGCAGAGATCGCGCGAGCGACGGGCGATCAAGCCTTCGCCCAGCAGATGATCTCGCGAGCCGATTTCTTGTCGAAACTGGGCAGCAACTCCGAGCGAATGCTTGAGCGACAGTTGATTTTGGTGGCGGAGCCGATCGGTGCCGCCGTTGCCAATCAGCCGAATCGGGTGCCGGCGAGCGAGCGGTTTGTGAACCAACTGACCAATGTTGGCGTAGCCAATTAG